A region from the Candidatus Electrothrix scaldis genome encodes:
- a CDS encoding helix-turn-helix domain-containing protein: MSRHQTSSSQSTIAINGPKIKELRNANSLTQLYISESLGVAVDTISRWENNRSPNIMVENAQKLAALLEVPIEEISCPGPEISKQKGEAEAKSIWTTWLLPTFLLLIFLTIVLYLIINPPRIIIELKDEGLIIKISSVTEKRDKVERNPLRTTEIGTV; encoded by the coding sequence ATGAGTAGACACCAGACCTCATCATCACAGAGCACCATAGCTATCAACGGCCCCAAAATTAAAGAGCTGAGAAACGCCAACAGCTTGACTCAACTTTACATTTCCGAATCTTTGGGCGTTGCCGTTGATACTATTTCCCGCTGGGAAAACAATCGTTCTCCCAACATAATGGTGGAAAATGCCCAAAAACTTGCTGCTCTCTTGGAGGTACCAATTGAAGAGATCAGCTGTCCAGGGCCGGAAATAAGCAAGCAAAAGGGGGAGGCAGAGGCAAAATCCATTTGGACAACATGGTTGCTGCCCACGTTTCTTCTTCTGATTTTCCTTACAATTGTTCTCTATCTTATCATCAATCCTCCTCGTATTATCATTGAGCTGAAAGATGAGGGGCTCATCATAAAAATTTCGTCGGTAACAGAGAAAAGAGACAAGGTGGAGAGGAACCCACTAAGAACTACTGAAATCGGCACGGTATGA
- a CDS encoding NAD(P)H-binding protein, producing MTKELHAVTGAFGYSGKSIARKLLQEGHEVMTITNSWKRKNSFDDQIKAYPFHFDELDKLTESLRGVSVLYNTYWVRFNHKHFTFAEAVRNTETLFKAAKEAGVQRIVHVSITNPSIDSRLEYFSGKARLEQTLMESGLSYAILRPGVLFGKEDILINNIAWVTRHIPFSLVFGDGAYKLQPIYVDDLAELAVQQGKKTENAVINAIGPETFTYRELLESVAEIIGKRRPVIPVPPAIGHWTGWVAGKFLNDVLITRDEIEGLMTNLLYVDTPPTGTTKLSDWARENAESLGRTYSNELTRRLDRVVEYSV from the coding sequence ATGACAAAAGAACTCCATGCAGTGACAGGTGCCTTTGGCTATTCCGGCAAAAGTATTGCTCGCAAATTACTTCAGGAGGGGCATGAGGTGATGACCATCACCAATTCCTGGAAGCGAAAGAACTCCTTTGACGACCAGATCAAGGCCTATCCCTTTCACTTTGATGAGCTGGATAAGCTAACCGAGAGTCTGCGCGGTGTTTCCGTCCTCTATAATACCTACTGGGTACGATTCAATCATAAGCATTTTACCTTTGCTGAGGCTGTCCGTAACACAGAGACTCTATTCAAGGCTGCCAAGGAGGCAGGCGTGCAACGGATCGTCCATGTCAGTATCACCAACCCATCCATAGATTCCCGGCTGGAATACTTCAGCGGCAAGGCCCGGCTGGAACAGACCCTGATGGAAAGCGGGCTCTCCTATGCCATCCTCAGGCCAGGGGTTCTTTTTGGTAAAGAGGATATCCTGATCAATAATATTGCCTGGGTAACGCGCCATATCCCGTTCTCCCTGGTGTTCGGCGATGGAGCGTATAAGCTGCAACCCATCTACGTGGATGATCTGGCAGAACTTGCTGTCCAGCAGGGGAAGAAAACCGAGAATGCCGTTATCAATGCCATAGGTCCTGAAACCTTTACCTATCGCGAACTGCTTGAGAGCGTTGCCGAGATTATCGGGAAACGCCGCCCGGTCATCCCTGTTCCCCCGGCAATTGGTCATTGGACTGGCTGGGTTGCGGGAAAATTCCTTAACGATGTCCTGATCACCCGCGATGAAATAGAGGGCCTTATGACCAATTTACTTTATGTTGATACACCGCCGACTGGCACAACTAAGTTAAGCGACTGGGCCAGGGAAAACGCGGAGAGCTTGGGCCGGACATACTCGAATGAGCTGACCAGGAGGTTAGACAGGGTGGTGGAGTACAGCGTCTGA
- a CDS encoding helix-turn-helix transcriptional regulator, whose protein sequence is MNTKDQQLFSPQATVAIDGTKIKYIRESKGLTQEYLATVVGVAIRTVSCWENNRSPNIKRENAESVAKALEVKDNTVVLDCGEKSSKIKVDDQITLKVNKKSDPVEGC, encoded by the coding sequence ATGAATACAAAAGACCAGCAGCTCTTCTCTCCGCAAGCCACCGTTGCCATAGACGGTACCAAGATCAAGTATATTCGAGAATCCAAGGGGCTAACCCAGGAGTATCTCGCAACAGTTGTTGGAGTGGCTATCAGAACGGTTTCCTGTTGGGAAAACAACCGTTCGCCCAACATAAAACGGGAAAATGCAGAAAGTGTAGCAAAGGCGCTGGAGGTGAAGGATAATACGGTTGTCCTGGATTGCGGTGAGAAAAGCAGCAAGATCAAGGTGGATGATCAGATCACCCTCAAGGTCAATAAAAAGTCAGATCCTGTTGAGGGGTGTTGA
- a CDS encoding ATP-binding cassette domain-containing protein: MIKVEHLTRKYGDFTAVDKVSFEIGQGEIVGLLGHNGAGKTTIMKMMTGYLEPTEGSITIDGLDVGKDRRKIQKKIGYLPENCPVYPEMTVLEYLEYSATLHGVAAQDRPALIRSAVARTALEAKASKQLSTLSRGYRQRTGVAQAILHKPDILILDEPTNGLDPTQIQHMRTLIADLAKTSTVIVSTHILQEVQAICDRVIIIKDGAMALDAQVDGLQQSSKLLISTDGDADAALEYFQSFAQVASVAATREQQFELELNADADGKATAAALAKAIHEKDWQLFAMHFESRNLETVFAEISERGGAAS; encoded by the coding sequence ATGATTAAAGTTGAACACCTCACCAGAAAATATGGCGACTTTACAGCAGTCGATAAGGTCTCGTTTGAGATAGGCCAGGGTGAAATTGTCGGCCTGCTAGGGCATAACGGTGCAGGCAAGACCACCATTATGAAAATGATGACCGGCTATCTTGAGCCGACTGAGGGGAGCATCACCATTGATGGCCTGGATGTGGGCAAGGATCGTCGCAAAATCCAGAAGAAGATAGGGTATCTCCCGGAAAACTGCCCTGTCTATCCAGAGATGACCGTGCTGGAGTACCTGGAATACAGTGCGACCCTGCACGGGGTAGCGGCCCAGGACCGCCCCGCACTGATCCGTTCGGCTGTGGCGCGAACTGCCCTGGAGGCAAAGGCCAGCAAGCAGCTTTCCACCCTTTCCCGAGGGTATCGGCAGCGGACCGGTGTGGCCCAGGCCATCCTCCATAAACCGGATATTCTGATTTTGGATGAGCCGACCAACGGGCTTGATCCCACCCAGATTCAGCATATGCGGACCTTAATTGCTGATCTCGCCAAGACCTCGACGGTCATCGTGTCCACCCATATTCTCCAGGAGGTGCAGGCCATCTGTGACCGGGTGATCATTATCAAGGACGGCGCTATGGCCCTGGATGCTCAGGTCGATGGCTTACAACAGAGCTCGAAACTCCTCATCAGCACCGATGGCGACGCAGACGCTGCGCTGGAATACTTTCAATCCTTTGCCCAGGTGGCCTCTGTCGCAGCAACCAGGGAGCAGCAATTCGAGCTGGAATTGAACGCAGATGCAGACGGCAAGGCAACAGCAGCGGCTTTGGCCAAGGCGATTCATGAAAAGGACTGGCAGCTCTTTGCCATGCATTTTGAATCCCGCAATCTGGAAACGGTCTTTGCCGAGATCAGTGAGAGAGGAGGTGCCGCATCATGA